The sequence CCCGCGGACCGGACAACGATGACCGGACCCGATGTGTGCCCAGATGGCGGAATTGGTAGACGCACCGTCTTCAGGTGGCGGCGCTCGCAAGGGCGTGGAGGTTCGAGTCCTCTTCTGGGCACCATTTATCTTAAAAAATATCGTAAAAACAAGAATTTGAGTGGAATGCGCAAATTCAGCCCACCTTCTGGGCCACCTCGACTCGTGCGCAGGCTTGGTCAGATATGAGCAGCCATGCGCTCGGCAATTGCGATCCGCACGCTTCCTGATAGCTTATGCGTTCCTCGGGGATTGTCGTTAGCCGGGGCATCGCGATGCTCTCTTTCAAGGAGACATCGTGATGAGGATTCTTTCAAAGCGCCAGCTGAAGGAGCTTGTCCTGTATTCACCTCAGCATATTGCGCGCCTGGAAAAGGCCGGCCAATTCCCCAAGCGGGTACAGCTTGGCCCTTGCAGGGTGGGATGGGTTGAGGATGAAGTTTTGGATTGGCTTCAGTCACGTCTGGATGGCCGCGAAGCGCCTGTCCGACACTCCTGATAAAGGAGCGGGTGGCCGGGATTGCAAGCCCGGTCACCCAA is a genomic window of Parerythrobacter aestuarii containing:
- a CDS encoding helix-turn-helix transcriptional regulator, whose translation is MRILSKRQLKELVLYSPQHIARLEKAGQFPKRVQLGPCRVGWVEDEVLDWLQSRLDGREAPVRHS